The following proteins are co-located in the bacterium genome:
- a CDS encoding NAD(P)H-hydrate dehydratase, protein MKVATSSQMREIDKKANKLYSISPLILMENAGIASARLVISTLEEIGGNSVVIFCGSGNNGGDGLVTARHLFIKGFDVKVFIITGKNQSKEKKTNLEIVEKLGILQIQEFENADLFVDALLGVGLSKEPSGKIKDCIDFMNSSDTPIISLDIPSGISSDSGFALGNAIKATKTITFGLLKIGLLLYPGIEYAGELYLSKISLPDELSSGLGINLLTGIEMSSLLPKRPLNSHKGDFGKILVLAGSVGMTGAATLCCQGAMEMGAGLVYLGIPESLQGIMEVKLTEVITRPLPETKKRTLSPSAYNGIIDLAKKCDAAVIGPGISRHPETKKLIQTLISRLEIPIILDADGILAISPSDISSKNILITPHPKELADFLRISVDEIQRNRVGIVQRVMDEYKISILLKGYKTLIGYNGQVYINPTGNPGMATGGSGDVLSGMIGSLVGQGLNLGDAARLSAFLHGLSGDIAKEERGEYSLIASDLIDFLPLAINECSEMYNLEEI, encoded by the coding sequence ATGAAGGTTGCTACATCCTCCCAAATGAGAGAAATAGATAAAAAGGCAAACAAATTATATAGCATTTCTCCCCTTATTCTAATGGAAAATGCCGGGATAGCAAGTGCAAGGCTTGTTATTTCAACCCTGGAAGAAATTGGAGGAAATAGCGTCGTTATCTTCTGTGGTTCAGGGAATAATGGTGGAGATGGCTTGGTTACCGCAAGGCATCTTTTTATTAAAGGATTTGATGTTAAGGTTTTTATTATTACAGGGAAGAATCAAAGCAAGGAGAAAAAAACAAACCTTGAGATTGTAGAAAAGCTTGGCATCCTTCAAATTCAGGAGTTTGAAAATGCAGATTTATTTGTTGATGCCTTACTTGGTGTGGGCTTATCAAAAGAACCAAGTGGAAAAATAAAAGATTGCATTGATTTTATGAATTCTTCTGATACGCCCATTATTTCCCTTGATATTCCATCTGGCATTTCATCAGATTCTGGATTTGCTCTTGGCAATGCAATTAAGGCAACAAAGACAATAACCTTTGGTCTTCTAAAGATAGGGCTTCTTTTATACCCCGGAATAGAATATGCTGGAGAATTATACCTTTCAAAGATTTCTTTGCCTGATGAATTAAGCTCGGGATTAGGGATAAATCTTTTAACAGGAATTGAAATGTCAAGCCTTCTTCCAAAGAGACCACTTAATTCACATAAAGGGGATTTTGGAAAAATTTTAGTTTTGGCAGGCTCTGTTGGGATGACAGGCGCTGCAACCCTATGCTGTCAAGGTGCAATGGAAATGGGAGCTGGTTTGGTCTATCTTGGAATTCCAGAAAGCCTGCAGGGTATAATGGAGGTAAAACTTACAGAGGTAATAACAAGACCCCTTCCAGAAACAAAGAAAAGAACATTGTCTCCATCAGCATATAATGGAATTATAGACCTGGCAAAGAAATGCGATGCCGCTGTAATTGGCCCAGGTATATCAAGACACCCAGAGACAAAAAAGCTTATTCAAACCCTTATTTCAAGGCTTGAAATTCCCATAATCCTTGATGCAGATGGAATTTTAGCAATTTCTCCTTCTGACATTTCTTCCAAAAATATCTTAATTACACCACATCCAAAGGAATTGGCAGATTTTCTTAGAATTTCTGTAGATGAAATTCAAAGGAATAGGGTTGGAATTGTCCAAAGGGTAATGGATGAATATAAAATTTCTATCCTCCTTAAGGGTTACAAGACACTAATAGGCTATAATGGACAAGTTTATATAAACCCAACAGGGAATCCAGGAATGGCAACAGGCGGTTCTGGTGATGTTTTATCTGGAATGATAGGCTCCCTTGTTGGTCAGGGTTTAAATCTAGGTGATGCAGCAAGGCTTTCTGCATTCCTTCACGGCTTATCAGGCGATATAGCAAAAGAGGAAAGGGGAGAATATTCTTTAATAGCATCCGACCTTATAGATTTTCTTCCCCTTGCTATAAATGAATGTAGCGAAATGTATAATTTAGAAGAGATATGA
- a CDS encoding response regulator, translated as MNGAILIVDDDEIIVEILKELFEAEGYNVKKAFNGEEGVKEIYDDGIDLVLLDIRMPKMNGYDVCKIIREHKETYNLPVIVLTAHNTLEARERFKGMNIEDIISKPFNPEYLIQRVKKALGNYK; from the coding sequence ATGAATGGTGCAATACTAATAGTTGATGATGATGAAATTATTGTTGAGATTCTAAAGGAGCTGTTTGAGGCTGAGGGCTATAATGTAAAGAAGGCATTTAATGGAGAAGAGGGGGTTAAGGAAATATATGATGATGGAATAGATCTGGTTTTGCTTGATATTAGGATGCCCAAGATGAATGGATATGATGTTTGTAAAATCATTAGAGAACATAAAGAAACATACAATCTGCCCGTTATTGTTCTGACAGCTCATAACACATTAGAAGCAAGAGAAAGGTTTAAAGGAATGAATATAGAGGATATTATATCAAAACCATTTAATCCTGAATATTTAATTCAAAGGGTAAAGAAGGCATTGGGTAACTATAAGTAA
- a CDS encoding ATP-binding protein, whose translation MLFYSILFFVLSVINFSLAFFVLYKNPKAKINRIFCVFGISVALWGFGGFAIGIAPDRTYAIRSLFILNLGQVFIYSTFYHFVLVLTLNKKRINKILLYLAYISSLTFLIIDRFFGLVNKDVVKVFGFYYPIGGIGSWFFAPFLLFFMSYSIRLLYQKHKTSKSFLEKNRIRYIFFGASLAIIGAIPNILLVYGIKVYPTGNISAVIFNFTIAYAIFKYRLMDIKIIIRKGLIYSLLTILITSIWLINIFLLQKLFKYITGLETAISSILTLAIITFFFQALRDWIQYFVDRLFFKKSYLKEDLYNIISKEIASSIDKDVFLSSILKIIYQTFQPFLLKAILLDKEEKIFKEEFSLGEDISIPQFKFDEPIILWLKENKRELLKEDVERGNYPLKNGLLENFKMMSAEMVVPLIFENEILGFLIFGERYGNNVYDYSDISFLIGISHEIAIAINNANVYTNLKKRTNELEIANRAKSDFLSLVSHELKTPLTDIIANLYLFKTKRMGDINQRQMDGILTMEERTNNLKNLINDIVDLSLLEKGRKLAFEIKDVDISSLVNGIIKDMIPQAEKKGIEIITSIPDSLIIQYDEGRIKKVFANLIENAIKFNRENGKIDIAIKEYDNFIEGSIEDTGIGIPDDKKDKIFERFYQIDTSDRRTYEGTGLGLSIAKEIIEGLGGKIWVEGEVGKGSKFIFTILKKR comes from the coding sequence ATGCTTTTTTATTCTATACTCTTCTTTGTTCTTTCTGTTATCAATTTTTCTCTGGCATTTTTTGTCCTCTATAAGAACCCAAAGGCTAAAATAAATAGGATCTTTTGTGTCTTTGGAATATCTGTGGCTCTTTGGGGATTTGGAGGCTTTGCTATAGGCATTGCTCCCGATAGAACCTATGCAATAAGGTCATTATTTATTTTAAACCTTGGTCAGGTATTTATATATTCAACATTCTACCATTTTGTTCTTGTTTTAACCCTGAATAAAAAAAGGATTAACAAGATCCTTTTATATCTTGCTTATATCTCAAGCCTTACCTTCTTGATCATAGATAGGTTCTTTGGGCTTGTCAATAAAGATGTTGTTAAGGTTTTTGGTTTTTATTATCCTATTGGTGGAATAGGAAGTTGGTTTTTTGCCCCTTTTCTTCTCTTTTTTATGTCTTATAGTATACGGCTTTTATATCAAAAACATAAGACCAGCAAATCCTTTTTGGAAAAAAACAGGATAAGATACATATTTTTTGGAGCAAGTCTGGCTATAATAGGTGCCATACCAAATATACTTCTTGTTTATGGAATAAAGGTCTATCCCACAGGAAACATCTCTGCCGTTATCTTCAATTTTACCATTGCCTATGCTATTTTTAAATATCGCCTTATGGATATAAAGATAATAATAAGAAAGGGTCTAATCTACTCTCTCTTAACAATATTAATAACATCAATCTGGCTTATAAATATATTCCTTCTTCAAAAGTTATTCAAATACATAACAGGATTAGAAACAGCTATCTCAAGCATTCTTACCCTTGCAATTATTACCTTTTTCTTTCAAGCCTTGAGGGACTGGATTCAATATTTTGTTGATAGGCTTTTCTTTAAAAAAAGCTACTTAAAAGAAGATTTGTATAACATAATAAGCAAAGAGATAGCAAGCTCTATTGATAAAGATGTATTTCTTTCTTCTATTCTAAAGATAATCTATCAGACATTTCAGCCATTCTTATTAAAGGCTATCCTCCTTGACAAAGAAGAAAAAATCTTCAAAGAAGAATTTTCTCTTGGTGAGGACATTTCTATCCCACAATTCAAATTTGATGAGCCAATTATCTTATGGCTTAAAGAAAATAAAAGGGAGCTTTTAAAGGAAGATGTAGAAAGGGGTAATTATCCTTTAAAAAATGGGCTTTTGGAAAATTTTAAAATGATGTCAGCAGAAATGGTTGTGCCTTTAATCTTTGAAAATGAAATCCTTGGGTTTTTGATATTTGGAGAAAGATATGGCAATAATGTTTATGATTATAGTGATATAAGTTTTTTGATTGGAATAAGCCATGAGATTGCTATTGCAATAAATAATGCTAATGTTTATACCAACCTAAAGAAAAGAACAAATGAGCTTGAGATTGCCAATAGGGCAAAAAGCGATTTTCTCTCCCTTGTTTCCCACGAACTTAAAACCCCTCTTACAGATATTATAGCAAATCTTTATCTTTTTAAGACAAAAAGGATGGGCGATATAAACCAAAGGCAGATGGATGGTATTCTTACTATGGAGGAAAGGACAAATAACCTTAAAAACCTCATAAACGACATTGTTGACCTCTCTTTGCTTGAGAAAGGAAGGAAACTTGCTTTTGAAATAAAGGATGTAGACATTTCATCCCTTGTAAATGGTATAATAAAGGATATGATTCCACAAGCAGAGAAAAAAGGGATAGAGATAATAACATCAATCCCAGATTCCCTTATAATCCAATATGATGAGGGGAGAATAAAAAAGGTCTTTGCAAATCTTATAGAGAATGCTATAAAATTTAATAGGGAAAATGGAAAAATAGATATAGCCATTAAGGAATATGATAACTTTATAGAAGGCTCTATTGAAGATACCGGTATTGGAATTCCTGATGATAAAAAGGATAAAATATTTGAACGATTCTATCAGATAGACACCTCTGATAGAAGAACATATGAAGGAACAGGGCTTGGTTTATCAATAGCCAAAGAGATTATAGAAGGGCTTGGTGGTAAGATTTGGGTAGAAGGAGAGGTCGGTAAGGGAAGCAAGTTTATATTTACTATTTTAAAGAAAAGATGA